The genomic interval CTCAGCACCTAACGAGCCATCCCATCACCGATGCCTCCCCTGCGCTGAGGGTCCACGTCCGCGGcgcgccgcctcctcccgaACTCAAGCCTGGGGAGCAATGGCCCAGACCTGCTGTGCCCAGAGGCTGGAAGATGTCGGAACTGTTGCCTCACTACAGCCCCGCCATGACTGGTGGCGGAGTCAGCGAGAACTTTTTGAAGGATATGATGAGCCAGatgggtggtgctggtggcgcGGGAGGACTGCCGGGTATgttgggcggtggaggaggaggacccgGTGGGATGGATATGGCTAGCCTGATGCAGGCTGCTCAGTCGATGGGTATGGGCGGCATGGGCGGAATGGGTGGTCTGGGTGGTCTTGGAGGTGGTTCTTCACCCGGGCCGAGTTCGAGCGCTGGTGGGAAGGcaaagaagggaaagaaatGATTAAATTCATCATGTGAGAACACCGAGAGTCGGGAAAGACGATACAAAGGAATGCCGGGATGAAATGTGTCTGGGTTTAGAATTATTATGATACCAACTTGGGGGTATGGACTTCCTGTACTACGATCAGAAGATCCAGCACCCCACCCAGTTACCTTTTACATGGACCGATTCATCCTCCTGAAGCAAAAGTGAACAAACAACAATAACGCTTCACATTTACAGGGTATATATCTCGAAAAGCATACATGCACTCCACCGTTAATTACTTTTACACCCCAGCTGTCACCATCCTTCCCTGTAGCCCTTCCCACTCTCTCGAGCCAAAAACTTGCACCTCTCCCCCATAATAATGTTTCTTCCCACCAGGAAGTCTAATCTGCAGTTTCGCAGCCGCGCTAAcgacccccttcttctccttgacctcttCTCGATTGTGCTCCACCGCGTTCAGCAACCTCGCATTCTTGATCACggccccctcccaacccttCCAAACAGCCCAATCTTCCTCTTGTTTAGCAGCCCAAAACTGCGGTGTGCTCTTCGCCGGCTTCCACCCGCCCTGCGCAACAATCTTCTTGTCCAGCATGCTCAAGTCATAGACCTTCGCCTCGGTCACCATCTTGACCAGTTCACCGAGAACGGCCTTGCTCTCTGCCTTGACCATgttcctcctctgcttctCCGCCGGAACTGCCTTCTTGAGAAGTGGCTCGGCCAGCCAGTCGTAGCTAGCCTGTTCTTTGACTCTTGCCCTCCTGTTGTCCTCCCGGAGGTACCTCACTGCCGACTGCAAGCCTAGAATCTCATTTTTGAGCGTGTCCATCTCCCTTGCCGTCGCCACCGCTCTTTCTTGGTTAGCCTTGgccccctcttcaccgccaGCCGTAGAAATAACCCGACTGTTGGATGCGATCTGCTTCCACTTGTCACGCTCCGATTCCAAAGCCTTGAGCTCGCGATCTtgcttcttgatgttgtccGCTAGAGCCGCGGCTTCGGATTTGGCAGTCTCGAGGTGGGACTCGAGCTCGGTGACGCGCTTGGCTTTGGCGTTCGCATCACGCATGCGGGATTCAAGTGTTTCAATCTTGACCTGGGCTGTCGATAAGTTTTCTTCCCGGATAGCGATGGCACGGCGCGCATCGTTGATATCGTCCTTGAGACGTCGAAgttcttcctcggcatccacTGGGATCTTCTTGAGGGCCTTGATCTCCTGTGCGCGCAGGAGCCATGGAGGCTGGTTACGCTCGAATTCTTGAGTTTGGGCCAGGTCGGTGGAGAGAGCGGCCAGATCCGAGATTTGAGAGGTGGTCTGGCGGAGCTTGTTGAGGTAGGTAGAGAACAAATCGGCTTCGTTAGTGCCGAATGAGTTGATGGAAGTCTGCGAGATGCAGTTTTGGATCTCCACGTAGGTGTACGGTTCTGTCCTGCCCTCCTCGAGCACGAGCTGATGAAGGTCCAAACCAATTCTGCGGGCCATCTCGGAAAGCTCTTGGGTGGCCGCCTCGCACTGCTCAAAAGCTTTCATGGTATCCGGCGTAAGGGATAGATGCCtggtcttgagctcctcgagaGAGCGAACTGTCTTGCCTGCAATGACCTTGGCGCCGCGCGTCTGTGTGATGAcgccctcggccttctttgcGAAATATTGCTCCAGCTCATTCTCCTCGTCGCTTGGCGGAACGACCCGCTGAACCATGGCACGCATGGTCGTGAAGGTGGCCGCAGCAGATTCCAGATAGCTTTGCATGAGAAGCGCCTTCATGTGAATATCATCGGCGAAGCTCTCCAGGTCGTTGGAGATGTGCACCTCGCCCAGATGCGTCATGAGAGCAATTGTCCGCTGGAGCTCGGCAGAGCactgcttctccttcaagtcGTCACGCCTCAAGCCGTCGATCCAACCATTAAGAGCTCTCTCGACAGGCTCCAGTTCGTACAACGCACCTTCGTACTTGGCGAACTGCTCCAGAGAGCAGTGGCTGATGGAATTGACAAAACGATCGCACATGGCAGACACCCATGTGAGCTTGTCGATGGCACCGCAACCCTCAAATACGTCGTCTTCGTGTCCGGGGTGCGCCTGGCCATTCACACGCTCCTTGATGAAGCCATTCAGCAAGTTGGCCTTGAACGCCAGTCTCTTGAAGCGCAACAGGGCCAGAACAGAATCCCTATCCAACTGATAGCTGTCGGGCAAAAACAGCTTGACAATCTCGAGGTGCTGCTCCGCCTCTTGggcctccatcctcctcagctcaAGGTCAATTGTCTTCACCTGAGCCTTGGCCGCCGAAATTTGCAGCTTCATGTTCAAGTCCATCATAGCCCTAGAGCGATTGTTAAGCTGCTCGGACTCGTTCTCCGTCACCGCATGGGAGGCCCTCATATCCTCCAAATCACTTTGCAAGCTCGTGACCAGTTCCCTGAACCGCGAAAGTGTGTACTCCATATCCTCCATCGACTCCCGCTGTACGTTGGCCTGCCTCATTTGCTCAGAAATAATGGCATCCTTCAAGTCCAGCTCCTCCTGCATCTCCTTTTCATTCTGTACATGATTGATCTCCAGCTCGTCGTTGATCTCCTTCAAACTCTCCAGGTCATCAATGACGGCCCGCaactccttgatctcctctgCTTGATTCATATTTTCCTCAGTAATCTTCTCGATCAGGTCCTCTGCTCCTAGCGCATTGTTCAGCTGCTCCCTCAGATCCTCCACTGCCACCTCGGCCTGAGCCAACTTTTCCTTCGTAGCGGCGAATTGCTCCTTCATCGTCTCAAACTCCCTCagatcctcctccagccccttgATTTGATCCTTGagttcctcctcttgctcctGCGAAA from Podospora pseudoanserina strain CBS 124.78 chromosome 6, whole genome shotgun sequence carries:
- the RO3 gene encoding Dynactin, 150 kDa isoform (EggNog:ENOG503NWE7; COG:D; COG:Z); the protein is MSDLAVGQKIQLSDGRTGTIRYVGQTHFAVGEWVGVELDDGSGKNDGMVQGERYFECAMGYGMFVRPVTVTVTAPAPVPSQPPKPAGAKKGSRPSSLFSNSSNKGASSSTSDPSLGKRMSLNAPSPSPVPRRGSVRSPTKSPTKQLNRSPTSAAPSRTVTPSNANVKPGALAVRPRPASATSRPSMAPPPVPRQTRQVSTASSTPRQSSAPPRTLSTRGGLATGVGSRPASTRVPGARQSSASSVSSVNKTSRAESRKSSDDEILSPQPTSPVQVRTAALEKLATTSLPPAGGGAAKSPIATASVSSRNAPSTAAAQKEIEDLKAKLRVLEKKRIEDREKLNNLEKIKGERDKFERIIQTLQIKYQPQQQEIADLRKQLKEAETRFYAVEEMQESHESALELATLDREMAEETAEVLKVELEALKQKSEELELEVEILREENAEFTKGMSTEERASTGWLQMERNNERLKEALIRLRDLSQEQEEELKDQIKGLEEDLREFETMKEQFAATKEKLAQAEVAVEDLREQLNNALGAEDLIEKITEENMNQAEEIKELRAVIDDLESLKEINDELEINHVQNEKEMQEELDLKDAIISEQMRQANVQRESMEDMEYTLSRFRELVTSLQSDLEDMRASHAVTENESEQLNNRSRAMMDLNMKLQISAAKAQVKTIDLELRRMEAQEAEQHLEIVKLFLPDSYQLDRDSVLALLRFKRLAFKANLLNGFIKERVNGQAHPGHEDDVFEGCGAIDKLTWVSAMCDRFVNSISHCSLEQFAKYEGALYELEPVERALNGWIDGLRRDDLKEKQCSAELQRTIALMTHLGEVHISNDLESFADDIHMKALLMQSYLESAAATFTTMRAMVQRVVPPSDEENELEQYFAKKAEGVITQTRGAKVIAGKTVRSLEELKTRHLSLTPDTMKAFEQCEAATQELSEMARRIGLDLHQLVLEEGRTEPYTYVEIQNCISQTSINSFGTNEADLFSTYLNKLRQTTSQISDLAALSTDLAQTQEFERNQPPWLLRAQEIKALKKIPVDAEEELRRLKDDINDARRAIAIREENLSTAQVKIETLESRMRDANAKAKRVTELESHLETAKSEAAALADNIKKQDRELKALESERDKWKQIASNSRVISTAGGEEGAKANQERAVATAREMDTLKNEILGLQSAVRYLREDNRRARVKEQASYDWLAEPLLKKAVPAEKQRRNMVKAESKAVLGELVKMVTEAKVYDLSMLDKKIVAQGGWKPAKSTPQFWAAKQEEDWAVWKGWEGAVIKNARLLNAVEHNREEVKEKKGVVSAAAKLQIRLPGGKKHYYGGEVQVFGSREWEGLQGRMVTAGV